A single window of Dermochelys coriacea isolate rDerCor1 chromosome 2, rDerCor1.pri.v4, whole genome shotgun sequence DNA harbors:
- the SFRP4 gene encoding secreted frizzled-related protein 4: protein MLATLAALFLWLRVSIGVHGAPCEAVRIPMCETMPWNITRMPNHLHHSTQENAILAIEQYQELVDISCSQVLSFFLCAMYAPICTLEFLHDPIKPCKSVCQRARDGCEPIMKRYNHSWPESLACDDLPVYDRGVCISPEAIVTDVPEDVKWMDFTQDVMVQEKPHESNCKNLNPARCKCRKIKPTLTTYLTKNYSYIIHAKVKGVERGSCNEITTVVEVKEIFKSSVPIPRSQVPLLTNSSCQCPHLLPNQDVLIMCYEWHSRLMLLDGCLVEKWKDQLDKRYKRLEQRLQNKSANSP from the exons ATGCTAGCAACCTTGGCAGCGCTCTTTCTGTGGCTGCGGGTCAGCATAGGGGTGCATGGTGCTCCCTGCGAGGCTGTGCGCATCCCCATGTGCGAGACCATGCCCTGGAACATCACCAGGATGCCCAATCACCTGCACCACAGTACCCAGGAGAATGCCATCCTGGCCATCGAGCAGTATCAAGAGCTGGTGGACATCAGCTGCAGCCAGGTGCTCAGCTTCTTCCTGTGCGCCATGTATGCCCCTATCTGCACCCTGGAGTTCCTCCACGACCCCAtcaagccctgcaaatctgtgtgCCAAAGAGCCCGCGATGGATGCGAGCCCATCATGAAGAGGTACAACCACAGCTGGCCCGAAAGCCTGGCTTGCGATGACCTGCCTGTGTACGACCGAGGGGTCTGCATATCTCCTGAAGCCATAGTCACCGATGTCCCTGAAG ATGTGAAGTGGATGGATTTTACTCAAGATGTAATGGTCCAAGAAAAACCTCATGAGTCTAATTGCAAGAATCTAAACCCTG ctCGATGCAAGTGCCGGAAGATAAAGCCTACCCTAACAACATACCTGACCAAAAACTACAGCTACA TTATTCATGCTAAAGTAAAGGGAGTAGAGAGAGGTAGCTGCAATGAAATAACTACAGTGGTCGAAGTGAAAGAGATATTTAAATCTTCAGTGCCCATTCCTCGGTCTCAAGTGCCTCTTCTTACTAATTCATCCTGCCAGTGTCCACATCTTCTCCCAAATCAAGATGTTCTCATTATGTGTTATGAATGGCATTCAAG gTTGATGCTTCTTGATGGATGTTTAGTTGAAAAATGGAAGGATCAGCTAGATAAAAGATATAAG AGGTTGGAACAGAGACTGCAGAACAAAAGTGCGAACAGCCCATGA